From the Acetobacter aceti genome, one window contains:
- a CDS encoding UbiH/UbiF/VisC/COQ6 family ubiquinone biosynthesis hydroxylase — MSSMTEQGAGETVTDVAVCIIGAGPVGATLACRLARDGVPVAVVDRAALPPMENPEFDGRAYAIAAGSKKLLEAAGVWDHLPQIACPIEDILVTDGRPGQPPSPLSLEFTREDSAQPFGWMAEARALRVALNATLHNSPLVTVLAPAEVSIVRNENGVTVKATDGRTLRAQLLVAADGRGSRTRSQAGIPITKLAYGQSGIVCAIAHEHPHDNGALEHFLPGGPFAQLPMTGTAEHPYLSAIVWSEKDAMAQRIAALPEEQFKRELKRRIGDRLGDVTPVGRRWVYPLAAQYAHHYTATRLVLAGDAAHGIHPIAGQGLNLGFRDVIALSDILLTAYARGEDLGNPALLSCYQARCRPANMMMFMATDALDRLFSNDNPVLRLARDVGIATVQRLPRLRKAFVKHAMGV; from the coding sequence ATGTCCAGCATGACGGAACAGGGCGCGGGCGAAACAGTCACGGACGTCGCGGTCTGCATCATCGGTGCGGGCCCGGTAGGGGCCACTCTGGCCTGCCGTCTTGCCAGGGACGGAGTTCCTGTGGCCGTCGTGGACCGGGCCGCTCTCCCGCCTATGGAGAATCCGGAATTTGACGGCAGGGCTTACGCGATCGCCGCCGGTTCGAAAAAGCTTCTGGAAGCAGCCGGCGTCTGGGACCACCTCCCGCAGATTGCCTGCCCTATCGAGGACATTCTCGTCACGGACGGCAGACCGGGGCAGCCTCCCTCCCCGTTGTCTCTTGAATTCACCCGTGAAGACTCGGCGCAGCCCTTCGGCTGGATGGCGGAAGCCCGCGCCCTGCGCGTGGCGCTGAACGCAACCCTGCACAATTCCCCGCTGGTGACGGTACTGGCGCCCGCAGAGGTCTCGATCGTGCGGAACGAAAATGGCGTGACAGTAAAAGCCACGGATGGCCGCACCTTACGGGCGCAACTTCTCGTGGCCGCAGATGGCCGTGGAAGTCGGACCCGCTCTCAGGCCGGGATTCCCATCACGAAACTTGCCTACGGCCAAAGCGGCATCGTCTGCGCGATCGCTCATGAACACCCGCATGACAACGGAGCCCTCGAGCATTTTCTGCCCGGCGGCCCTTTCGCCCAGCTCCCCATGACCGGGACAGCCGAGCATCCCTATCTTTCAGCGATTGTCTGGAGTGAGAAGGATGCAATGGCCCAGCGAATCGCAGCCCTCCCGGAAGAGCAGTTCAAACGTGAGCTGAAGCGTCGCATCGGTGACCGGCTGGGAGACGTCACGCCTGTCGGACGCCGGTGGGTCTACCCGCTTGCCGCGCAGTATGCCCACCACTACACCGCCACACGTCTTGTGCTGGCTGGCGACGCCGCGCACGGCATTCACCCGATTGCCGGACAGGGTCTCAATCTCGGTTTCCGGGATGTGATCGCACTCTCGGACATTCTGCTGACCGCTTATGCCAGGGGGGAAGACCTCGGCAATCCGGCGCTGCTGTCCTGCTATCAGGCGCGGTGCCGTCCTGCCAACATGATGATGTTTATGGCGACGGACGCCCTGGATCGCCTGTTCAGCAACGATAATCCGGTGCTGCGTCTGGCAAGAGATGTCGGAATTGCGACCGTTCAGCGGCTGCCCCGTCTGCGCAAAGCGTTTGTCAAACACGCGATGGGCGTCTGA
- a CDS encoding P-II family nitrogen regulator, with translation MKLVTAIIKPFKLDDVRDALSPLGIQGLTVSEVKGFGRQKGQTEIYRGAEYHVSFLPKIRIEIATSDALVDQVVEAILQSAHTGKIGDGKIFVSDLNRVVRIRTRESGDEAL, from the coding sequence ATGAAGCTCGTCACGGCTATTATCAAGCCCTTCAAGCTCGACGACGTCCGCGACGCGCTCTCGCCGCTGGGAATCCAGGGGCTGACCGTGTCTGAAGTCAAAGGTTTCGGTCGCCAGAAAGGCCAGACCGAGATTTATCGTGGCGCAGAGTATCACGTCAGCTTTCTGCCGAAGATCAGGATTGAAATCGCAACATCTGACGCGCTCGTCGATCAGGTGGTCGAGGCCATTCTTCAGTCCGCCCACACCGGGAAAATCGGTGACGGAAAGATCTTTGTCAGTGATCTCAACCGTGTAGTGCGTATCCGTACTCGTGAAAGTGGGGACGAGGCGCTTTAA
- the erpA gene encoding iron-sulfur cluster insertion protein ErpA, whose translation MTQSFTVSDAAAKRIAEIIATKGAAESSSALRVAVSAGGCNGFQYEFKLDPETSPDDFVVTTHGVRVVVDPVSLDLMNGGELDFVDKLMGAHFAVKNPNAASGCGCGTSFSLA comes from the coding sequence ATGACCCAGAGCTTCACGGTTTCCGACGCCGCCGCCAAACGGATTGCTGAAATTATCGCCACGAAGGGTGCTGCCGAGTCTTCGTCAGCCCTGCGCGTCGCCGTCTCGGCGGGAGGATGCAACGGCTTTCAGTACGAGTTCAAACTCGACCCGGAAACATCACCGGATGACTTTGTCGTGACCACTCATGGCGTGCGTGTTGTGGTTGACCCGGTCAGTCTGGACCTGATGAATGGTGGAGAACTCGACTTTGTCGACAAGCTGATGGGAGCGCATTTTGCGGTGAAAAACCCCAACGCAGCGTCCGGATGCGGGTGTGGTACGAGCTTCTCGCTCGCCTGA
- a CDS encoding exodeoxyribonuclease III, producing MKIATWNVNSIRQRQTLVLDWLKRNEPDLLLLQEIKCEDHQFPASVFEEAGYIAHCVGQKSYNGVAVLSRRPVEVLARSLPGLGDPEPPARYIEVRLDSLTVGNLYLPNGNSGGEAGFMGKLEFLDALARHAETMLRVGTDFILAGDYNVCPTDRDLAPGALSATDALVRPESRAAFRRLLWLGLTDAVRALHPDDTIYTFWDYQAGAFNRDLGLRIDHLLLSPAVAERLVRAEPDKTERAMTQPSDHVPVMISLD from the coding sequence ATGAAAATCGCGACCTGGAATGTCAATTCCATCCGCCAGCGCCAGACACTTGTTCTCGACTGGCTGAAGCGCAACGAGCCGGACCTGCTTCTGTTGCAGGAAATCAAGTGCGAGGATCATCAGTTTCCCGCTTCGGTCTTTGAGGAAGCCGGTTACATCGCTCACTGCGTCGGCCAGAAATCCTACAACGGCGTGGCCGTTCTCTCCCGTCGTCCTGTTGAGGTTCTGGCCCGGAGTCTGCCGGGTCTGGGCGATCCTGAGCCGCCGGCGCGTTATATCGAAGTGCGGCTTGACTCGCTGACAGTGGGAAACCTGTATCTCCCTAATGGCAATTCCGGTGGTGAAGCCGGCTTCATGGGAAAGCTTGAGTTTCTCGATGCGCTAGCCCGTCATGCGGAAACCATGCTGCGGGTGGGCACGGATTTCATTCTTGCCGGTGATTACAATGTCTGCCCGACAGATCGGGACCTTGCGCCAGGCGCGCTGTCTGCCACGGATGCGCTTGTCCGCCCCGAAAGCCGTGCCGCCTTCCGGCGTCTGCTCTGGCTGGGCCTGACGGATGCCGTGCGCGCCCTTCATCCGGACGATACGATCTATACGTTCTGGGACTATCAGGCCGGCGCCTTTAACCGCGATCTGGGGCTCCGCATCGACCATCTCCTGCTGTCGCCAGCTGTGGCCGAGCGTCTTGTCAGGGCGGAGCCGGACAAGACGGAGCGGGCGATGACCCAGCCGTCCGATCATGTTCCGGTCATGATCTCACTGGACTGA
- a CDS encoding NAD-dependent succinate-semialdehyde dehydrogenase has translation MGIANLSDPSLFREQAYIAGEWMTSSSGRTLSVTNPATGEVIGTIPACTAAETQRAIEAADRVQSKWKTTSPDERADILMAWYDLILQNADDLALIMTVEQGKPLSESKGEVKYGATFIKWFAEEARRINGAVITPPQKDRRVLTVKQPVGTTAAITPWNFPNAMITRKCGPAFAAGCSMVLKPSELTPYSALALAVLAERAGLPKGLFSLVTGDAKEIGPELTSSPVVRKLSFTGSTHVGALLMRQSADTIKRLSLELGGNAPFIIFDDADLETAVAGALASKFRNAGQTCVCANRIFVQDGIHDRFVARMKEEVARFKVGNGLEEGVTMGPLINEGAVRKVREHVEDALSKGASYVSAPLETNGNFATPVVLEGVTTEMRVFSEETFGPLMPIFKFSDEAEAIRKANDTPFGLASYFFTTDMSRAWRVGEALEYGMVGVNTGMVSMECAPFGGVKQSGLGREGGAEGIEEFLEVKALHMAGLKL, from the coding sequence ATGGGCATTGCCAATCTTTCCGATCCGTCTCTCTTCCGTGAACAGGCCTATATTGCGGGCGAATGGATGACGTCGTCCTCCGGCAGGACGCTGTCTGTCACCAATCCGGCGACAGGCGAAGTGATCGGAACGATTCCGGCCTGCACGGCGGCAGAGACCCAACGGGCGATCGAAGCCGCGGATCGGGTCCAGAGCAAGTGGAAGACCACCAGCCCTGACGAGCGCGCCGACATACTGATGGCGTGGTACGACCTGATCCTGCAGAACGCCGACGATCTGGCGCTCATCATGACAGTCGAGCAGGGCAAGCCCCTGTCCGAGTCGAAGGGCGAGGTGAAGTACGGCGCGACTTTCATCAAATGGTTCGCGGAAGAAGCCCGCCGGATCAACGGCGCTGTCATCACGCCGCCGCAGAAGGACCGCCGTGTTCTGACCGTGAAGCAGCCGGTCGGCACCACCGCCGCCATCACGCCGTGGAACTTCCCCAACGCCATGATCACCCGCAAATGCGGTCCGGCTTTCGCCGCCGGATGCAGCATGGTGCTCAAGCCGTCCGAACTGACGCCTTATTCCGCGCTGGCGCTGGCCGTGCTGGCCGAGCGCGCCGGTCTGCCGAAAGGTCTGTTCTCCCTTGTGACCGGCGATGCGAAGGAAATCGGTCCCGAACTGACCTCCAGCCCGGTCGTGCGCAAGCTGTCCTTCACCGGTTCCACGCATGTCGGCGCGCTGCTGATGCGCCAGTCAGCCGACACCATCAAGCGCCTGAGTCTGGAGCTTGGCGGCAACGCGCCGTTCATCATCTTTGATGACGCCGATCTGGAAACGGCTGTTGCCGGCGCTCTGGCCAGCAAGTTCCGCAATGCCGGACAGACCTGCGTCTGCGCCAACAGGATCTTTGTGCAGGACGGTATCCACGATCGGTTCGTCGCCCGCATGAAGGAGGAGGTCGCCAGATTCAAGGTCGGTAACGGGCTTGAGGAAGGCGTGACGATGGGGCCGCTTATCAATGAAGGCGCCGTGAGAAAAGTCCGCGAACATGTCGAGGACGCCCTGTCCAAGGGAGCCAGCTATGTCAGCGCGCCGCTGGAGACGAACGGCAACTTCGCCACCCCGGTTGTGCTGGAAGGCGTAACAACCGAGATGCGTGTGTTCAGCGAGGAGACGTTCGGTCCACTGATGCCGATCTTCAAGTTCAGTGATGAGGCGGAAGCCATACGCAAGGCCAACGACACACCGTTTGGTCTGGCCAGCTACTTCTTCACGACGGATATGAGCCGGGCATGGCGTGTGGGTGAAGCGCTTGAATACGGCATGGTGGGCGTCAACACGGGCATGGTGTCGATGGAATGTGCGCCGTTTGGCGGTGTGAAGCAGTCAGGTCTTGGTCGTGAAGGTGGTGCCGAAGGTATTGAGGAATTCCTTGAGGTCAAGGCGCTCCATATGGCGGGTCTGAAACTCTGA
- the ffh gene encoding signal recognition particle protein, whose translation MFESLSDKFSGVIGDLGKRGTLTEADVAEAMREVRLAMLEADVALPVVKDFVNKVKERSVGAEVLESISPGQAVAKIVNDALIDALGGAGAVPLNLNAAPPVPILMVGLQGSGKTTTSGKIALRLATRERKKVLLASLDTQRPAAQLQLQQLAERAKVASLPIVAGQTPVEIASRAMDTARREGYDVVILDTAGRLSIDEALMDEVRQIRDVTHPAETLLVVDAMTGQDAVNTAKLFNEAVGVSGVVMTRMDGDARGGAALSMRAITGAPIKLTGSGEKLDALEEFHPERVAGRILGLGDIAGLVEKAADTLDQEEGERLAKKMMAGKFDLDDYASQIRQIQKMGSISGILGMLPGMGKMKDMVDEKKLDTTIFKKHQAIISSMTKGERKTPDIIKASRKKRIAAGSGTTVQDVNKLLKQFDDMSTMMKRVNKLGLKGLMRQASALMSGGGMPGGPGGFPGGPGGRPPFG comes from the coding sequence TTGTTCGAATCTCTGTCCGACAAGTTTTCCGGCGTTATTGGCGATCTCGGCAAGCGTGGCACGCTGACCGAGGCCGACGTTGCGGAGGCCATGCGCGAGGTTCGGCTGGCGATGCTGGAGGCGGACGTCGCGCTGCCGGTCGTCAAGGACTTCGTCAACAAGGTCAAGGAACGTTCGGTCGGCGCGGAGGTGCTGGAAAGCATCTCTCCGGGTCAGGCCGTCGCCAAGATCGTCAATGACGCGCTGATCGACGCCCTCGGTGGCGCGGGCGCTGTTCCCCTGAACCTCAATGCAGCGCCGCCGGTGCCGATCCTGATGGTCGGTCTGCAGGGTTCGGGCAAGACGACGACGTCCGGCAAGATCGCCCTGCGTCTCGCGACCCGCGAGCGCAAGAAGGTGCTGCTGGCTTCGCTCGATACGCAGCGTCCTGCCGCCCAGCTCCAGCTCCAGCAGCTTGCCGAGCGTGCGAAGGTAGCCTCGCTGCCGATTGTCGCAGGCCAGACGCCGGTCGAGATCGCCAGTCGCGCGATGGATACGGCGCGTCGCGAAGGGTATGACGTCGTCATTCTCGACACGGCGGGCCGTCTGTCCATCGACGAAGCGCTGATGGATGAAGTCCGTCAGATCCGTGACGTTACGCACCCGGCTGAAACGCTGCTCGTCGTTGATGCGATGACGGGTCAGGACGCCGTCAACACCGCCAAGCTGTTCAACGAGGCCGTTGGCGTTTCCGGCGTTGTCATGACCCGTATGGATGGTGACGCCCGTGGCGGCGCAGCACTCTCCATGCGTGCGATCACCGGCGCGCCGATCAAGCTGACCGGCTCGGGCGAAAAGCTGGACGCGCTGGAGGAATTCCATCCGGAGCGTGTTGCTGGCCGTATCCTCGGCCTCGGTGACATCGCCGGACTGGTCGAGAAAGCAGCCGATACGCTCGATCAGGAAGAGGGAGAGCGGCTGGCCAAGAAGATGATGGCCGGCAAGTTCGATCTCGATGACTATGCGTCGCAGATCAGGCAGATCCAGAAGATGGGCTCGATCTCGGGCATCCTCGGGATGCTGCCGGGCATGGGCAAGATGAAGGACATGGTGGACGAGAAGAAACTCGACACCACGATCTTCAAGAAGCATCAGGCCATCATTTCCTCCATGACCAAGGGCGAACGCAAGACGCCGGACATCATCAAGGCGTCGCGCAAGAAGCGTATCGCCGCCGGGTCTGGAACCACAGTTCAGGACGTCAACAAGCTGCTCAAGCAGTTCGATGACATGTCCACCATGATGAAGCGGGTCAACAAGCTCGGGCTGAAAGGCCTGATGCGGCAGGCCTCCGCGCTCATGTCCGGGGGCGGCATGCCGGGAGGTCCCGGCGGCTTCCCCGGTGGTCCCGGTGGCCGGCCTCCCTTCGGCTGA
- the rpsP gene encoding 30S ribosomal protein S16: protein MSLKIRLARAGAKKRPYYHIVIADSRSPRDGRFIEKVGAYNPMLPSDHAERVKLLNERITHWLSQGAQPTDRVARFLGNAGLIAKPTWNEQPKQAAPKKKAQARAKAAAAAAEAAAA from the coding sequence ATGAGCCTTAAAATCCGCCTTGCACGCGCTGGTGCAAAGAAGCGTCCTTACTACCACATCGTGATCGCTGACAGCCGTTCACCACGCGATGGTCGCTTCATCGAGAAGGTTGGCGCGTACAACCCGATGCTGCCGTCCGACCACGCAGAGCGCGTGAAGCTGCTCAACGAGCGCATCACCCACTGGCTGTCCCAGGGCGCTCAGCCGACCGACCGCGTTGCCCGCTTCCTCGGCAATGCCGGCCTGATCGCCAAGCCGACCTGGAACGAGCAGCCGAAGCAGGCTGCGCCGAAGAAAAAGGCCCAGGCCCGTGCGAAAGCCGCTGCCGCCGCTGCTGAAGCTGCAGCAGCCTGA
- the rimM gene encoding ribosome maturation factor RimM (Essential for efficient processing of 16S rRNA), with translation MTDGRIQIGVIGRPHGVRGLVHVHSSATDEASLVSYGVLTDDHGERWTLSWRSGGVAELRDAQGKPLADRTAAQALVNRKLYVSRDVLPEPDEDEFYHSDLLGLEAVEDGASIGRVVTVHDYGAGTSLELDTGLILPFSRVCVPEIDFPNRRMTIVRPVEVIGEEEHAPKEKTAKGAGA, from the coding sequence ATGACAGACGGACGCATCCAGATCGGAGTTATAGGGAGGCCGCACGGTGTGCGCGGGCTTGTGCATGTGCACAGCTCCGCCACCGATGAGGCTTCGCTTGTCTCCTATGGCGTGCTCACGGACGATCATGGCGAGCGCTGGACTCTGAGCTGGCGTTCGGGCGGTGTGGCGGAACTGCGCGACGCGCAGGGAAAGCCGCTTGCCGACCGGACGGCGGCGCAGGCGCTGGTCAACCGCAAGCTCTATGTCAGCCGTGACGTGCTGCCCGAGCCGGACGAGGACGAGTTCTATCACAGTGACCTGCTTGGTCTGGAGGCTGTGGAGGATGGCGCTTCGATCGGGAGGGTTGTCACAGTGCATGATTATGGCGCTGGAACGAGCCTTGAGCTCGATACCGGCCTGATCCTGCCGTTCTCCAGAGTGTGTGTGCCTGAAATAGATTTTCCCAATCGTCGCATGACCATCGTGCGACCGGTTGAGGTGATCGGTGAGGAGGAGCACGCACCGAAAGAGAAAACGGCAAAAGGCGCTGGGGCATGA
- the trmD gene encoding tRNA (guanosine(37)-N1)-methyltransferase TrmD yields the protein MSWTATILTLFPEMFPGPLGQSLAGRALENGTWNCDVRDLRAFGLGRHNAVDDTPFGGGAGMVMRADVVDTALDSVSRQDGAPCVYLTPRGRPLAQADIRRYAMGPGVTLLCGRYEGVDERVLEARSIEQVSIGDYVLSGGETAALVLLDACVRLLPGVMGSAESGVEESFSDGLLEYPHYTRPAEWQGRSVPDVLLSGNHAAIARWRREQSERVTRERRPDLWAAHLSHSSRPSVQEGQSL from the coding sequence ATGAGCTGGACGGCGACGATCCTCACCCTGTTCCCCGAGATGTTTCCGGGACCGCTCGGCCAGTCACTGGCCGGTCGGGCGCTGGAAAACGGAACGTGGAACTGCGATGTGCGCGACCTGCGGGCCTTCGGGCTCGGACGTCACAACGCCGTGGACGACACACCCTTCGGGGGCGGTGCGGGCATGGTGATGCGCGCGGACGTGGTGGACACGGCGCTGGACTCCGTCTCACGGCAGGATGGCGCTCCGTGCGTCTACCTGACTCCGCGTGGTCGTCCGCTGGCCCAGGCCGATATCCGTCGTTACGCGATGGGGCCGGGCGTGACCCTGCTCTGCGGGCGTTACGAAGGTGTGGACGAGCGCGTTCTGGAAGCACGTTCCATCGAGCAGGTCTCGATCGGGGATTATGTGCTTTCGGGTGGGGAGACGGCGGCGCTGGTGCTGCTGGACGCCTGCGTGCGTCTGCTGCCCGGCGTCATGGGCTCTGCGGAAAGCGGTGTCGAGGAAAGCTTTTCCGACGGTCTTCTTGAATATCCTCACTATACCCGCCCCGCCGAATGGCAGGGCCGCTCGGTGCCGGACGTCCTCCTGTCCGGAAACCACGCGGCCATCGCCCGCTGGCGGCGCGAACAATCCGAGCGGGTCACGCGCGAGCGTCGGCCCGACCTGTGGGCAGCCCATCTGTCGCACAGTTCCAGACCATCCGTTCAGGAAGGACAGTCCCTATGA
- the rplS gene encoding 50S ribosomal protein L19 — protein sequence MNIIQQYEADEIARLTAIRAVPEFQAGDTVRVSVRVKEGERERVQAYEGVVIARSNKGLNSNFTVRKISNGEGVERVFPLYAPTLAEIAVVRRGKVRRAKLYYLRGRSGKSARIAERPRDTAPAAKTKASA from the coding sequence ATGAACATCATCCAGCAGTACGAGGCCGACGAAATCGCCCGCCTCACCGCCATTCGTGCAGTTCCTGAGTTTCAGGCTGGCGACACCGTCCGCGTGTCCGTCCGCGTGAAGGAAGGCGAGCGCGAGCGCGTTCAGGCTTACGAAGGCGTTGTCATCGCCCGCTCCAACAAGGGCCTGAACAGCAACTTTACAGTTCGCAAGATCTCCAATGGTGAAGGCGTGGAGCGTGTATTCCCGCTCTATGCGCCGACGCTTGCCGAAATCGCAGTCGTCCGTCGCGGCAAGGTCCGTCGCGCGAAGCTGTATTATCTGCGTGGCCGTAGCGGCAAGTCCGCTCGTATCGCCGAGCGTCCCCGTGACACAGCTCCGGCTGCCAAGACAAAAGCCAGCGCCTGA
- a CDS encoding DUF763 domain-containing protein: protein MTRRSGSADMPLHGGRVPQWLADRMSSLGAVIAQAIIHHYGRDEFLRRLAHPFWFQSFGAVMGMDWHSSGITTSVMGALKRGLAPLSGELGLHVCGGRGRHSRHTPDELTAIADMTGLDGAALARASRLVAKVDSAAVQDGFDLYLHSFVLADDGRWVVVQQGMNGESRYARRYHWLSEGLTSFVTDPHSAIDGKPLGNIVNLADRRADRSRVAQLDLLRDLGPDKVIREVSALRAADRDTAEPSGPEQGLLPHLVMPEHHDVRSGDVMIRRLHGALAAAADRGPEDFQDLLLTPGVGARTVEALAMVAEVVHGTPCRFADPARFSMAHGGKDRHPFPVPTDVYDRTIAMLKGAVEQAHLGNDERLDAIRRLDAQARRLEQWVTGPSLDEHIATEKARSHEYGGRSVFGWEPASKMKTVRRPQTLADKAGQTTAEKKRRPPRFALTS from the coding sequence ATGACGCGTCGGTCCGGAAGCGCTGATATGCCACTGCATGGCGGGCGCGTGCCGCAATGGCTTGCGGATCGCATGAGCAGTCTGGGCGCCGTGATTGCGCAAGCCATTATTCACCATTATGGACGCGACGAATTCCTGCGCCGTCTGGCTCATCCCTTCTGGTTCCAGTCTTTCGGCGCTGTCATGGGTATGGACTGGCATTCTTCCGGCATCACAACGAGCGTAATGGGCGCTCTCAAGCGTGGACTGGCCCCTTTGTCGGGAGAACTGGGCCTGCATGTCTGTGGCGGGCGCGGTCGGCATTCACGTCATACGCCCGATGAGCTGACCGCTATAGCGGACATGACCGGACTGGATGGCGCGGCGCTCGCCAGAGCCAGCCGCCTGGTCGCCAAGGTGGATAGCGCTGCGGTTCAGGACGGCTTTGACCTGTATCTGCACAGCTTTGTTCTGGCGGATGATGGCCGCTGGGTGGTTGTCCAGCAGGGAATGAACGGAGAGAGTCGTTATGCCCGTCGCTATCACTGGCTGTCTGAAGGGCTGACCAGCTTCGTTACCGACCCCCACAGCGCCATTGATGGGAAACCGCTTGGAAATATCGTTAATCTTGCGGACAGGCGCGCCGACAGGAGTCGTGTCGCCCAACTGGATCTGCTGCGTGATCTGGGACCGGACAAGGTAATCCGTGAAGTGTCGGCGCTAAGAGCCGCGGACCGGGATACAGCGGAACCGAGCGGACCTGAGCAGGGCCTGTTGCCGCATCTGGTAATGCCTGAACATCACGACGTGAGATCAGGCGACGTGATGATCCGCCGCCTGCATGGCGCCCTTGCCGCAGCGGCGGATCGGGGGCCTGAGGATTTTCAGGATCTTCTGCTGACCCCTGGGGTGGGCGCGAGAACCGTGGAGGCGCTGGCCATGGTGGCGGAAGTTGTGCACGGAACGCCCTGTCGTTTCGCTGATCCGGCCCGGTTCTCCATGGCGCATGGAGGCAAGGACCGCCACCCCTTCCCCGTGCCGACAGACGTGTATGACCGCACGATTGCCATGCTGAAAGGAGCCGTGGAACAGGCGCATCTGGGAAATGATGAACGGCTGGATGCGATCAGAAGGCTGGACGCTCAGGCGCGGCGTCTTGAGCAATGGGTCACGGGACCGTCACTGGATGAGCATATTGCGACTGAAAAAGCGCGCTCGCATGAGTATGGAGGCCGAAGTGTGTTTGGCTGGGAGCCGGCATCGAAGATGAAGACCGTACGACGACCCCAGACTCTGGCAGACAAGGCTGGCCAAACCACGGCTGAGAAAAAACGCAGACCGCCCCGCTTTGCGCTGACTTCCTGA